In Cucurbita pepo subsp. pepo cultivar mu-cu-16 chromosome LG04, ASM280686v2, whole genome shotgun sequence, the following are encoded in one genomic region:
- the LOC111794053 gene encoding uncharacterized protein LOC111794053 produces MEDNFKVRVDRIFGSLSSSSSSSSYSTAAFNSPLSSLWCLTDDEVERREWIKGKVDQPEPELEPNSFLAGERKVNGRNSFRFRDDFEDDVGDLDEDPESNGSSSNFPKPDDYGDEEWEIKSLIGRDCTLDFEEEEDEYDKVAVGKEKVGDRLYMKDITDCGVEIDSCTELPTSIRNFTRDPRANHLAAKVRLKEDAEASKTMDSLHVSENGAVAIAVSECNASHNPKSILKRKDNPLDAKSHKRVRFDPECEISREPQGSEDISMEANSSIGAAEVTTEATFQSQGFRPQAPDYLRNPSRYTHYTFDSSNEVDEESNKNAYMDFLQLVRGSKTIEPSHLDDFSTGPPKSITFIPKKKAGDTVMLENPTPGEQNHQNGVGKELVHQKGMPIGIASVDAQTDDVCSMEEDEPEKLETRRNSSQKTARQYRMRAKMDSEEA; encoded by the exons ATGGAGGACAATTTCAAAGTTCGTGTGGACAGAATTTTtggctctctctcttcttcttcatcgtcATCTTCTTATTCTACGGCAGCTTTCAACTCACCTCTGAGTTCTCTGTGGTGCCTTACGGACGATGAGGTCGAGAGGAGGGAGTGGATCAAGGGGAAGGTAGACCAACCGGAACCGGAGCTCGAGCCGAACTCGTTCCTCGCCGGCGAAAGGAAAGTGAACGGAAGGAATTCATTTCGATTCCGAGATGATTTTGAGGATGACGTCGGTGATTTGGACGAAGATCCAGAGTCGAATGGATCGTCGAGTAATTTTCCTAAGCCTGACGATTATGGAGATGAAGAATGGGAAATAAAGTCCTTGATTGGACGGGACTGCACCCTTGATTTCGAG gaagaggaagatgagTATGATAAAGTTGCTGTTGGCAAGGAGAAAGTTGGAGATCGGTTGTATATGAAGGACATAACTGACTGTGGTGTTGAAATAGATTCGTGTACTGAACTTCCTACTTCGATACGAAATTTCACCAGAGATCCGCGAGCTAATCATTTGGCTGCAAAAGTTCGGCTCAAGGAAGATGCAGAAGCTTCTAAAACAATGGATTCTTTGCACGTCTCCGAGAACGGTGCAGTAGCCATTGCTGTTTCTGAATGCAATGCTTCCCATAACCCAAAATCTATTCTGAAGAGGAAAGATAATCCTCTTGATGCCAAATCGCACAAGCGTGTCCGATTCGACCCTGAATGTGAAATTTCTCGAGAGCCTCAAGGATCAGAAGATATCTCTATGGAAGCAAACTCTTCCATTGGAGCTGCTGAAGTTACCACTGAAGCAACCTTCCAATCTCAAGGCTTTCGCCCTCAAGCTCCGGACTACTTACGAAATCCATCGAGATACACGCATTACACTTTCGATTCATCCAATGAGGTGGATGAAGAGTCCAACAAGAACGCCTATATGGATTTCCTTCAGCTGGTGAGAGGATCAAAGACGATAGAACCGTCACATCTCGATGATTTTTCAACTGGTCCACCAAAATCAATCACCTTCatcccaaaaaagaaagcagGTGATACAGTAATGCTTGAAAATCCTACCCCAGGGGAGCAAAATCATCAGAATGGAGTTGGCAAGGAGCTTGTGCACCAGAAAGGCATGCCCATCGGCATCGCATCCGTGGACGCTCAAACTGATGATGTTTGCTCTATGGAAGAAGACGAGCCTGAGAAATTAGAAACTAGAAGAAACAGCTCACAAAAGACAGCCCGCCAGTACAGGATGAGAGCTAAGATGGACTCGGAGGAGGCCTGA